The genome window AACTCCGCCTACATCGACATTCCCGGGCCGTTCGAGAAGGGACTGCCGTCGATCTACTACATCGCGCCGGCCGACCCGAAATGGAGCAAGGCCGAGCAGGATTCCTACATCCCCGGCGTGAAGGACCTGCTCTTCACCTCGGTTCACGAGGTGTGGCCAGGGCACTTTCTCCAGTTTCTCCACGCCAATCGGGCACCGTCTCGCATCGGACGGCTCTTCGTAGGCTATGCCTTTTCGGAAGGATGGGCGCACTACAGCGAGGAGATGATGTGGGACGCCGGGCTCGGTGCCGGCGATCCGGAAACACACATTGGCCAGCTCTCCAACGCGCTGCTGCGCAACGCTCGCTATCTCTCCGCAATCGGCCTGCATAGCGGCACGATGACCGTCGCCGAGAGCGAGAAGCTCTTCCGCGAGGAGGCCTTCCAGGATGCCGGAACCGCGCGGCAGCAGGCGGCGCGCGGCACCTACGACCCGGCCTACCTCAACTACACCCTCGGCAAGTTGATGATCCGGAAGCTGCGCGAGGACTGGACCGCCACGCACGGTGGCAAGAGTTCGTGGAAGGCCTTCCACGATGCCTTCCTCAATTTCGGCGGTCCACCGGTGCCGCTGGTGCGGGCCGCGATGCTCGGCGCGAACGCCGGCCCGGCGCTCTGAACTCGTCACGCAGCACGCCGGTAAACAAGAGGGGGTCGCCATCGGCGACCCCGTCTTGTTTCCATCTGCCGAAGGACGTGACTATTTCAGCGTGGCAGCTTTCCTCGGCCAGATAATCTCGAACACGTTTGATTCGCTTCCTCCTGCCACGCTCCCGCCACCCGCCACGAAAATCATCCCGCCGTAGCTGAGTGGGAATATTCCATGGCGAGGCGTCGGCAACCCGGCGCCCATGCGCCACTGGTTGCGCACGGGATCATAGATGTCGACCCGCGCGTAGGTGCCCTGTTTCGACGCGCCGGCACCGGTGAGTGTCTCGCCGCCGATCACCCAGAACTCCCCATCGAGCCAGACGGCCTTCCCGGCACCGCCGCGTCCTTGCGGCATCGGTTGCGGCGCCCCTGGCGAGCCATCGCTCACGCTCCATGTGCCGCTCTCCGGGTCGTAGATCTGCACGTCATTGAAGCCGTTGGCCACCGCATTGCTGTCACCGCTGCCGGGGCCGCGTCCGCCAAAGACATAGAAGCGACGGCCGTCGGTGCCGCCTGCCGCGTGGTTTCTCGGGCGAGGCATCGACTTGATGGTGGACCAGTTTCCCGATGCGATGTCGAGCACCGCCGCGTTGGCCGTGGTGGTCTTACCGACGATGCCGCCCGCGACGTAGATCCTGCCGTTGATGTACGCCGAACTGCTCGACCCGGCCGCGAAGGGTATCGATGGCCCGAGTCGCCAGCGATTGCGCACGGGGTCGTAGATCTGCACGCGCCCTTCGGCGTCGCGGCCGAGCCCACCGAGGAGATAGAGATTGCCATCGACAACCTCGGCAGCGTGATGATTGCCAGCGGCCGGCCGCTCCTGCACTGCACCGGACTGCCAGCGACCCGCCGCAATGTCGTAGACCGCCGTGGATCGATCGCCTTCGCCGACGAGATAGAGCCGGCCATCGATGATCCCGCCGGCGACTTCTCCGAGCGGGACCAGCAGCGAATCAGCACGTCGCCAGCGATTGCGCAGTGTGGTCCGCCAGACGATCGGATTGTCCGGGTCGGCACCGCGCGATGCGCCGAGTCCGGCATAGAGGGTGTCGCCGATGGTTGCGGCGATCCCGCCGAGGAATGGCTTTGGCGTTCTGCCAAGATGAAGCCAGCGACCGAGGGCTGGATCAAATGCAAGAATGTCGTCGATGTTCTCGCGGCCACTCCCACGGGAACGTCCACCGACCATGAGCAGGTGACCGTCGTAGAACGTCGTCGAGGGTTCGGTGTGCGAGACCGGGAACGGCAACGCCGGCGCACTGTCCCACTGTTGCGTCGCAGGATTGAATCGATGCACGGCATCGACGTCGATAGGCACCGGGTCGTGGCCGAGCACGCCACCAATCGCGTAAATCGCGCCCGATAGCAGTCCCCCCGAGAGGTGACCGCGCGGCAGCGGTAGCGGCGCGGCCGAGCGCCACGCTGAATCACCGATCACCAGCGTCCAGTGGTCCGGTGAATCGGTGTTCCGATCAGGGAGCCATCCCCCGAAGAAGTGCAGCGTGTCACCCACCGCCACGAGCCCACCACCGCCGCGTGCCGCGGGGAGCGGCGGGCCATTGGACCAGCTGTCATCGTTGATGGCATAGCGCCAGACCCGGGTCGTGGCCGGTCCCGGATGATTCCCCTCGAAGCCGCCGACGAACCACGCGGTATCGCGCACCACGATCGGGGCCGTGTGGGTCAGTGGTTGGGGAATGTCCCGCTTCCGCGTCCAGACGCCATTGAGCAAATCAAGCGCCTCCACGCGTGCGGTCACCTTCTGGTCGTCGGTATAGAAGCCGCTGAAAAGAAAGAGCGACGAGCCGTGCTGCAGCCGCATCACTTCGTAGCGATTGAGATCGGTCCGAGCGACGATACTCCACCCCTCGGGGGGCTTACCGAAAAACCTGGCGCGGGCTCGTTCGAGCCGGGCGAGTGGCCAGCGGCGACCGACCACGAATCCCGCGGCGGATCCCAGCAACAGCACCACGCAGACGCCAGCAAGTATCAGGAGTCCTCGACGGATTCCCCTCATCATTCCTCCTGCTACAGCGGAAGGGCGAACGCGCGCAAGCTCGCTTCGGCGCCATCGCCGGTAGCGACCACCACATACTGACGTCCGTCGCTCGCGCGATAGGACATCGGATTGCTGTAGCCGGGTACCCCGAGGTCGCTGCTCCAACGCACCGCCCCATCACGCTGATCGATGGCGTAGAGCACCGTTCCGCCGCCGGTGATGAAGATCAGTCCACCGCGCGTGGTCATCCCGCCGGGTGCGCCAGGCACACCAAGCGGCGGCAGATGCAGATCGCGCAGCCACGGGTGATTGCGGACTTCCGGCAGGTCGCCGAGGGTGATCTGCCACAACCGCTCGCCGGTCGCGATCGCGTAGGCGCTGAGTGTTCCGTAGGGGGGCTTGATGACGGGCAGCGTCGCGACGTGCGAACCCAGAATGCCGTAGTCTCGCCACGGTGGCAGCTGCAGCATGATCGGCGTCTCGATCGATCGGGGCGCGGGGTCACGCACGTAGCCACGCATCGAATCAGCAGCCACCAGAGTCAGCAACGACGGCTTGTTGGTGCCCTTGATGAAAATGATTCCGCGATCGGGGTTTGCCGTCATGCCGCCCCAGCCGGCGCCGCCGATCCAGCCAGGCACCGCGATCGTACCGGCAAGCGATGGCGGGGTGAACATTGGTCCGAGCGTGCGGCCGGCCACCAGGGTCCGCGCCATCGCATGCACCCTCGGCGTGAAGTCGACCAGATCACTGTCGGCGATCCCCTGCCGCGCGAACGGAATCGGGCGTGTCGGAAATGGCTGGGTCGCCGCGGTGACCTCGCCTGGGATCGAACTCGATGGTACGGCGCGCTCTTCAATCGGCCAGAGTGGCGCCCCGGTCAGTCGATTGAAGAGGTAGAGGAATCCGGTCTTCCCCGCGATCGCGACCACCGGCACCGACACTCCCTCGTGCACCAGATCGAGCAGCACCGGGGCCGCAGGCGGATCGTAGTCCCAGAGGCCGTGATGCACGAGTTGCTGACCCCACACCATCCTGCCCGTCCGCGCATCGAGGCAGACCACGGACTGCGACCAGCGGTTGTCTCCCGGGCGATGGCCACCATAGAAGTCGTTGCTCGCAGCGCTGACCGGGAGATAGACCAGACCACGTGCGCTGTCGAGCGACATCGGCGCCCAGACGTTGGAATGCCCGACTACCGCAGCGGCGCCAGCACCCCAGGCAGAATCCGCCGGCGCTCCGAGCGGTGGCAACGGATCCCAACGCCAGAGCCGCTTGCCACTGCGCGCGTCGAAGGCCTGCACGTCGCCCGGCGGATCCCGCGGATAGAGCAGGCCATCGCCGATCGCGCTCCCGACGATGACGATGTCGCCCCATACCAGTGGGGGCGAGGTCTGGCCGAAATGCAGCCGGTTGACGGGCCAGCGAAGATCCTTCGAGAGATCGACCGCGCCGCCATCGCCGAACTCCGGAATCGGCTTGCCAGTGTGCGCATCAAGTGCGAAGAGCCGCCAGCGCGCGTTGAGAAACACCCGTCGGGCGCCACCGCCGCGCCACAGGGCAACACCGCGATGCACGAAGCCGGAGTGCTCGTTGGCGATGAGTCCGTAACGGGTCACATCGGGGTCGAACGCCCAGAACTGCTTCCCCGTGATGGCATCGAGTGCCACGGCTCGCGAGAACGGCGTGCTCAGAAACAGCGTGTCTCCCACCATCACCGGGGTGGCCTCGAACAGTCCGGGCAGCATGTGATCGCCGGTATGACGATCGACGTGCGCATACTCGCCCGTGCGCCACTGCCAGACCGGCTGGAGCCGATGCACGTTGTCGGGAGTTATGTCGGCAGCGGGAGACCAGCGCGTCGCGGCCAGGTCGCCGCCGTAGTTCGGCCATTCAATCGAGGGGCGTCCGGCGGGACGCACGGGTGCATCGGTGGTGCAGCCCGCCACGAGGGCGAGCAGGAGCGTGCCACGCACGCGCGGGATCACTCAGCGCGCTCCTTCCCCATGATCGTGCGGAGCCGTCGCAGAATCTTGGCCTGCGCGCTGGCGTGATGCACCGCAATGAAGATCGTGTCGTCACCCGCAATAGTGCCGACGATCTCCGGCCACGCCAGCAGGTCGAGGGCACTACCAACTCGCTGCGCCTCGCCCGGGGGCGTGTGCAGCACCAGCAATGCCTCGCCGGCCGCCTCCACCGCGAGCAACGACTCCGCGAGGCGTCGCTCGTTGGGATCGGCGATCTCCTTCAGTCGGGCCGAGGCGGGACGCTGGTAGATGCCGTCGGACTTCACCAGCCCGAGAGCGGAAATGTCGCGCGATACCGAACTCTGGGTGACGTCCCACCCTTCCTGGGCAAGCGCATCGGCCACCTCGTCCTGGGTGCGCATCGGTCGCGTCGCCACGAGTTCGAGAATCTTGAGGTGACGCTTGCGGCGCTCGAGGCTCATCGCGGCCTCGCCACGGTGAGGCGAGTGAGCGCGCGCGCAAAGCTCGCACGTCGCATCGCATTCCACCGAGCGGCGGCGCGAATCCGCTGCCGCAATCCGGCGAGCGGGAGGTTGCCTATTCCGCCGGTACTCCGGCTTCGCGCGGCAATCAGGTCGGCCGTACTCAGTGCCGGCATCGGCACCCCACTCTTCACCTGCGCGGCCACCTCGCGATAGGCCCGCCGGAACGGCATTCCGGCGCGAACCCGTCGCATCACCTCATCGGTGGCGAGGACGTCCCCCGCCAGCGCGGCGCGCCCGGCGGCCGCATCGACGCCAAGGCGCGGCATTGCCGTCGTCAGCATCGCCAGCATCTCACGCATTCGGTCGATGCCGCGAAAGAGCGGCGCCTTGAGAAACTGGAAATCCCGGTGATATCCACCAGCGAGTCGCCCCTTGAGCGCGAGGACGGTCGCCAGGTCACCCTCGATGGCGGCGCCCCGCGCGCGGCTGAGCTCGAAGAGGTCCGGGTTCCGCTTCTGCGGCATGATGCTCGACCCCGTGGAGAGTTCGTGTGGCAGCGTGATCCAGCCGAATTCATCGGCCGAGAAGAGAATCACGTCCGCCGACAGCTTGGCGCAGTGGTGGGCCGCCTCGGTGCACCAGAAGAGCACCGCCGCTTCGAGCGTGCCGCGTCCGCCCTGCACCGAGGTCACCACCTGATCCAGTCCGGCGAAGCCGAGTGCCTTCGCCGCCGCCTCACGCGCGAGCGGAAGCGGCACGCCATACCCCGCCGCGCTCCCCAGCGGCGACCGATCGAGCCGATTCCAGAATCCGTGCACTCCTTCCGCCGCGTCAAGCAGACCCTCGGCGTAGCCAGCAGCCCAGATGCCGGCCGACGAGGGCATCGCGATGCGCTGGTGCGTGTACCCGGGCCAGAGTACGCGCTTGTGGAGTGCGGCGAAGGCGAGGAGCGCATCGGCGAGCTCGAGCATCCGCGCGTGCAGTGTGAGCACTTCGTCCTTGAGACAGAGCCGCAGATCGGTGACGACCTGGTCGTTGCGGGAACGCCCGGCGTGCAGTCGCTCGCCGACATCGCCGAAGCGCTTGGTCAGCCAGAACTCCACCGCCGAATGTCCGTCCTCGTGCGCGGGAGTGATCCGCAACTCACCAGCGTCCACTGCCTTGAGGGCGGCGAGCAGTGACCGCCGCATGCCGGCGCGTTCTTTCGCCGAAATGATCTTCCCCTTGGCGAGTGCCTCGAGGTGCCCGAGCGAGCCGAGCACGTCCCAGCGCAGGAGTCGGCTGTCGACTTCCCGGTCGTCCGCCACCGTGTAGGCGAGCATCTGGGCATCGGGAGCGGCGCCGGGTGACCAGAGTGTCTCGGAGCGCTTCACGCCAGGTAGGCCTCCGCCACCCGCGCGTAGAACGCGCGGGCCGCTGTGACTTCGGAAATGTTCACCGACTCATCGGGTGTGTGCGATCGTTGCGAGGTGCCTGGTCCGACCTTGATCGCATCGAGGTGGCGCAGGAAGCACCAGTCGGAGCAAGTGGGCGAACCGTAAGTGCCCGCTGCGGGCGCCGCCTGGCGTGCGGCCGTGAGCAGGCGGGAATCCGCCGGCGTCTCGCACGGCACCAGTCGCTTCGACGTAACGATCACTTCGCACGCGAGCCGCTCGGTGAGGGCCTGCTCGAGTTCGTCGTGCGTCCACGCCGGGGTCGAGCGCACATCCAGGATCGCCCGTGCCACGGGCGGCGTGACATTCCGGGAGACACCGGCTTCCAGCATCGTCGGAGTCACGGTCGTGACCCCGAGCAGCGGATGGACCCGCTCCGCGACGATGTCATCGAGTTTTACGAGTTCGCGCGCCAGTACCGTGATGGCATTGGTGAAGCCGGAACTCGCCGCATACCCCGCGTGCCGCTGATCGCCCTTGGTGACCAGATCGACCATCATCAGGCCGCGCTGGGCGATCGCGAGGTTCAGGTTGGTCGGCTCGCCAACCAGCGCCGCGTCGAGCCGGCCCGCGCGTTGCACGGCCTGCGGCATCGTGGCGTTCCTGGTCTCCTCACCGTAGGCGAAGATGGCCAGGGCACGTCCCTTGAGCGTGCTGCCGCTCGCGGCAAGGTCGGCGAGCGCAAATAGCATCGCGCTGACCGATGCTTTCGCATCACCCGAGCCGCGACCATAGAGGAGATCGCCCTCGATGACGGGCGTGAATGGATCGCGCGTCCACCCTTCGCCGGGCGGCACGACATCGAGGTGCGAGGCCAGTGCGAGCGTCGGACCGGCGTGCTCGTCGCCGACCGAGACTCGCACCGACGTTTCGTCGCGCACGACGTCGAGGCCGAGCCGGCGCGCGGCCAGCTCGACCAGCTCCGCTGCCGGCGCCTCGTTCCCGCTGATGGACGGGACGGCGACCAGCTCGCGGAGGAAGTCGATTTCAGTCGGCGAGGTCAACGCCAAGGTAGGTCGCCTTCTCCTTCCGGCCCACGATCATGGTCCCGAAGCCGGCACCGGTGAACACTTCGTACAACAGCGAGTCGGGGACGCGGCCGTCGATGATATGGGTGCGCTCCACGCCACCAGTCGCCGCCCGGATACAGGCCTCAACCTTCGGCTTCATCCCGCCCACCAGCGCACCGCTGGCCATCAGCTCCGCGAGATCGTCCGGATCGGCGAACGTCACCAGCGTGCTGGGGTCATTCCGATTCCGCAGGACGCCCGGGGCGCCCGTGAGGAAGATCAGCTTCTGCGCCTTGAGTGCGATCGCGAGTGACTCCGCAACGGTGTCGGCATTGACGTTGTAGACGTTGCCCTCGTTGTCGCCCGCGAGCGAAGAGACCACCGGCACGAAGCGGGCATCC of Gemmatimonadota bacterium contains these proteins:
- a CDS encoding arginine repressor, producing the protein MSLERRKRHLKILELVATRPMRTQDEVADALAQEGWDVTQSSVSRDISALGLVKSDGIYQRPASARLKEIADPNERRLAESLLAVEAAGEALLVLHTPPGEAQRVGSALDLLAWPEIVGTIAGDDTIFIAVHHASAQAKILRRLRTIMGKERAE
- a CDS encoding PQQ-binding-like beta-propeller repeat protein; the encoded protein is MIPRVRGTLLLALVAGCTTDAPVRPAGRPSIEWPNYGGDLAATRWSPAADITPDNVHRLQPVWQWRTGEYAHVDRHTGDHMLPGLFEATPVMVGDTLFLSTPFSRAVALDAITGKQFWAFDPDVTRYGLIANEHSGFVHRGVALWRGGGARRVFLNARWRLFALDAHTGKPIPEFGDGGAVDLSKDLRWPVNRLHFGQTSPPLVWGDIVIVGSAIGDGLLYPRDPPGDVQAFDARSGKRLWRWDPLPPLGAPADSAWGAGAAAVVGHSNVWAPMSLDSARGLVYLPVSAASNDFYGGHRPGDNRWSQSVVCLDARTGRMVWGQQLVHHGLWDYDPPAAPVLLDLVHEGVSVPVVAIAGKTGFLYLFNRLTGAPLWPIEERAVPSSSIPGEVTAATQPFPTRPIPFARQGIADSDLVDFTPRVHAMARTLVAGRTLGPMFTPPSLAGTIAVPGWIGGAGWGGMTANPDRGIIFIKGTNKPSLLTLVAADSMRGYVRDPAPRSIETPIMLQLPPWRDYGILGSHVATLPVIKPPYGTLSAYAIATGERLWQITLGDLPEVRNHPWLRDLHLPPLGVPGAPGGMTTRGGLIFITGGGTVLYAIDQRDGAVRWSSDLGVPGYSNPMSYRASDGRQYVVVATGDGAEASLRAFALPL
- the argH gene encoding argininosuccinate lyase, with product MKRSETLWSPGAAPDAQMLAYTVADDREVDSRLLRWDVLGSLGHLEALAKGKIISAKERAGMRRSLLAALKAVDAGELRITPAHEDGHSAVEFWLTKRFGDVGERLHAGRSRNDQVVTDLRLCLKDEVLTLHARMLELADALLAFAALHKRVLWPGYTHQRIAMPSSAGIWAAGYAEGLLDAAEGVHGFWNRLDRSPLGSAAGYGVPLPLAREAAAKALGFAGLDQVVTSVQGGRGTLEAAVLFWCTEAAHHCAKLSADVILFSADEFGWITLPHELSTGSSIMPQKRNPDLFELSRARGAAIEGDLATVLALKGRLAGGYHRDFQFLKAPLFRGIDRMREMLAMLTTAMPRLGVDAAAGRAALAGDVLATDEVMRRVRAGMPFRRAYREVAAQVKSGVPMPALSTADLIAARSRSTGGIGNLPLAGLRQRIRAAARWNAMRRASFARALTRLTVARPR
- a CDS encoding kelch repeat-containing protein, translating into MRGIRRGLLILAGVCVVLLLGSAAGFVVGRRWPLARLERARARFFGKPPEGWSIVARTDLNRYEVMRLQHGSSLFLFSGFYTDDQKVTARVEALDLLNGVWTRKRDIPQPLTHTAPIVVRDTAWFVGGFEGNHPGPATTRVWRYAINDDSWSNGPPLPAARGGGGLVAVGDTLHFFGGWLPDRNTDSPDHWTLVIGDSAWRSAAPLPLPRGHLSGGLLSGAIYAIGGVLGHDPVPIDVDAVHRFNPATQQWDSAPALPFPVSHTEPSTTFYDGHLLMVGGRSRGSGRENIDDILAFDPALGRWLHLGRTPKPFLGGIAATIGDTLYAGLGASRGADPDNPIVWRTTLRNRWRRADSLLVPLGEVAGGIIDGRLYLVGEGDRSTAVYDIAAGRWQSGAVQERPAAGNHHAAEVVDGNLYLLGGLGRDAEGRVQIYDPVRNRWRLGPSIPFAAGSSSSAYINGRIYVAGGIVGKTTTANAAVLDIASGNWSTIKSMPRPRNHAAGGTDGRRFYVFGGRGPGSGDSNAVANGFNDVQIYDPESGTWSVSDGSPGAPQPMPQGRGGAGKAVWLDGEFWVIGGETLTGAGASKQGTYARVDIYDPVRNQWRMGAGLPTPRHGIFPLSYGGMIFVAGGGSVAGGSESNVFEIIWPRKAATLK
- a CDS encoding M20/M25/M40 family metallo-hydrolase, which gives rise to MTSPTEIDFLRELVAVPSISGNEAPAAELVELAARRLGLDVVRDETSVRVSVGDEHAGPTLALASHLDVVPPGEGWTRDPFTPVIEGDLLYGRGSGDAKASVSAMLFALADLAASGSTLKGRALAIFAYGEETRNATMPQAVQRAGRLDAALVGEPTNLNLAIAQRGLMMVDLVTKGDQRHAGYAASSGFTNAITVLARELVKLDDIVAERVHPLLGVTTVTPTMLEAGVSRNVTPPVARAILDVRSTPAWTHDELEQALTERLACEVIVTSKRLVPCETPADSRLLTAARQAAPAAGTYGSPTCSDWCFLRHLDAIKVGPGTSQRSHTPDESVNISEVTAARAFYARVAEAYLA